The Brasilonema sennae CENA114 genome includes a region encoding these proteins:
- a CDS encoding S66 peptidase family protein has product MINRRNFLLSLAATPSVFAFPFQLAKAAGKPLLKPKRLQPGSIVGIVAPASAVFVREELNIVIDAVKGLGLVPRLGPHLLERYGYLAGKDKDRAADINQFFGDSSIAAILPVRGGWGCSRMLPYLDYQRIRKNPKILVGFSDLTALILGLNAQTNLVTFHGPNGLTSWKKTQTDYFRRVLFNGEAVTFQNQKDGDDSNRLMQVKYRKQTITSGKAKGRLIGGNLSVLSAIVGSPYLPDLNGAILFLEDTRENIYRIDRMMTHLKIAGLFNKLAGFVFGQCSDCLPDADYGSLTLEEVVWDHIQPLGIPAWYGAMIGHGVENMTLPIGLEVEIDADAGTIRMLEPAVE; this is encoded by the coding sequence ATGATTAACCGCCGTAATTTTCTTTTAAGTTTAGCTGCTACCCCTTCAGTATTTGCCTTTCCCTTTCAGTTGGCAAAAGCAGCAGGTAAACCACTATTGAAACCCAAGCGTTTGCAGCCAGGATCTATTGTGGGTATTGTTGCTCCTGCTAGTGCAGTTTTTGTCCGTGAAGAACTTAATATTGTCATAGATGCAGTCAAGGGATTGGGACTTGTCCCGCGACTGGGACCGCATCTACTTGAACGATATGGTTATTTAGCAGGTAAAGATAAAGACCGTGCTGCTGATATTAATCAGTTTTTTGGTGATTCCTCTATCGCCGCCATTTTACCAGTTCGCGGTGGATGGGGATGTAGCCGGATGCTACCTTATCTTGATTACCAGCGCATTCGCAAAAATCCCAAGATTCTAGTTGGTTTCAGTGACTTAACTGCTTTAATTCTCGGATTGAATGCTCAAACAAATCTGGTGACATTTCATGGTCCTAACGGATTAACCTCTTGGAAAAAGACTCAAACAGATTATTTTCGCCGCGTTTTATTTAACGGTGAAGCTGTAACTTTTCAAAATCAAAAAGATGGTGACGATTCTAATCGTCTCATGCAAGTGAAGTATCGCAAACAAACTATTACTTCTGGTAAAGCAAAAGGTCGGCTGATTGGCGGAAATCTTTCTGTTTTATCCGCCATTGTAGGTTCTCCTTATTTACCCGATTTGAATGGTGCGATTCTATTTTTAGAAGACACTCGCGAAAATATTTACCGCATTGATCGCATGATGACTCACTTGAAAATTGCGGGTTTATTTAATAAACTTGCAGGTTTTGTGTTTGGACAATGTTCCGATTGTTTGCCAGACGCTGACTACGGTTCTCTCACCTTAGAAGAAGTTGTGTGGGATCACATTCAACCACTCGGCATTCCTGCTTGGTATGGTGCGATGATTGGACATGGTGTTGAAAATATGACATTACCTATTGGTTTAGAGGTAGAAATTGATGCTGATGCTGGGACAATTCGGATGTTAGAACCTGCGGTGGAATGA
- a CDS encoding BMC domain-containing protein, with product MPMAVGVIETQGFPAVLAAADAMVKAAAVTIVYYGLAESARMLVAVRGHTAEVERAVEAGIEAGNNQSNGGTVITHYIVPNPPENVESILPIHFTQKSEPFRIM from the coding sequence ATGCCAATGGCGGTTGGAGTCATAGAAACTCAGGGTTTTCCGGCTGTGCTAGCAGCAGCGGACGCAATGGTAAAAGCTGCTGCAGTTACCATTGTTTATTATGGGCTAGCGGAAAGCGCTCGCATGTTAGTTGCTGTTCGGGGACACACAGCTGAGGTAGAAAGAGCAGTTGAAGCTGGTATTGAAGCTGGTAATAACCAATCTAACGGTGGTACGGTCATTACCCACTACATTGTTCCTAATCCCCCTGAAAATGTAGAAAGTATTCTGCCAATTCATTTCACTCAAAAATCAGAACCATTCCGAATAATGTGA
- a CDS encoding response regulator: MDTSQLLDGLRVLVVDDDTDNLDLIKVIFEEYNVQVTAVTSAGEALEAITQLKPNILISDVAMPDEDGYSLIQKVRNLAAAVSQIPAIALTAHASEEAGALALDAGFSIRLVKPFDPDDLITVVSKLVLIAQYDLCPVCSNKQLSFIEWESLNKIRFHCRTCKWNESYGLDKAKVAGFINRYHFKNKMDGLNKPILGEPLKNNA; encoded by the coding sequence ATGGATACTTCACAGTTGTTAGATGGGTTGCGGGTGCTGGTGGTAGATGATGATACCGATAATCTTGATTTGATTAAGGTTATTTTTGAAGAGTACAACGTTCAAGTGACTGCGGTGACATCAGCAGGGGAAGCCCTTGAAGCAATTACGCAGTTAAAGCCAAATATTCTGATTAGTGATGTTGCCATGCCTGATGAGGATGGCTATTCACTGATTCAAAAAGTTAGAAACCTTGCAGCCGCAGTTAGCCAGATTCCTGCAATCGCTTTGACAGCACACGCCTCTGAAGAAGCAGGCGCTCTTGCTCTGGATGCAGGATTTTCCATAAGATTAGTTAAACCATTTGACCCTGACGATTTAATTACAGTGGTTTCTAAGCTCGTTTTAATTGCTCAATACGATCTTTGTCCTGTGTGCAGCAATAAACAACTATCCTTTATCGAGTGGGAATCACTCAACAAAATTAGGTTTCATTGTCGCACCTGTAAATGGAATGAGAGTTACGGGTTAGACAAAGCGAAAGTTGCTGGATTTATAAATCGATACCACTTTAAAAATAAAATGGATGGTTTAAACAAGCCTATTTTAGGGGAGCCACTCAAAAACAATGCCTAA
- the acsF gene encoding magnesium-protoporphyrin IX monomethyl ester (oxidative) cyclase produces MVDSLKKPGFEEMRSGIKIPAKETLLTPRFYTTDFDEMAKMDISPNEDELKAILEEFRCDYNRHHFVRDAEFEQSWDHIDGETRRLFVEFLERSCTAEFSGFLLYKELGRRLKDKSPVLAECFNLMSRDEARHAGFLNKALSDFNLALDLGFLTKSRNYTFFKPKFIFYATYLSEKIGYWRYITIYRHLEAHPEDRVYPIFRWFENWCQDENRHGDFFDAIMRSQPQMLNDWKARLWSRFFLLSVFATMYLNDVQRKDFYESIGLDAREYDIYVIEKTNETAGRVFPVILDVEHPEFYQRLEVCVKNNEKLTAIATSKTPKFVQFFQKLPYYISNAWQISRLYFLKPIDATKIQATVH; encoded by the coding sequence ATGGTAGATTCCCTCAAAAAACCAGGCTTTGAAGAAATGCGGTCCGGGATTAAAATCCCAGCCAAAGAAACCCTACTGACACCCCGATTCTACACGACCGACTTTGATGAGATGGCAAAAATGGACATCTCACCAAACGAAGATGAGTTGAAAGCCATTCTGGAAGAGTTTCGTTGTGACTACAACCGTCATCACTTTGTTCGGGATGCCGAGTTTGAACAATCCTGGGATCATATTGACGGGGAAACTCGCCGATTGTTCGTCGAATTTCTAGAGCGTTCCTGTACGGCAGAGTTTTCTGGCTTCTTGCTGTACAAAGAACTCGGTCGTCGCTTAAAGGACAAGAGTCCTGTTTTGGCGGAATGTTTCAACCTCATGTCTCGGGATGAAGCGCGTCATGCTGGCTTCTTGAACAAAGCGCTGTCGGACTTCAATCTGGCGCTGGATTTAGGGTTTTTGACCAAGAGCCGTAATTACACCTTCTTTAAGCCAAAATTCATCTTCTACGCGACTTATCTGTCGGAAAAAATTGGTTATTGGCGGTACATCACAATTTATCGCCACTTAGAAGCACATCCAGAAGACCGGGTTTATCCGATTTTCCGCTGGTTTGAGAACTGGTGTCAGGATGAAAACCGCCACGGGGATTTCTTTGATGCGATCATGAGATCCCAGCCGCAAATGTTAAATGATTGGAAGGCGCGGTTGTGGAGTCGGTTCTTCCTGCTGTCGGTGTTTGCGACGATGTACCTTAACGACGTCCAGCGCAAAGACTTCTATGAATCAATTGGTTTAGATGCACGAGAATATGACATCTACGTGATTGAAAAGACCAATGAAACTGCGGGAAGAGTGTTCCCAGTCATACTGGATGTTGAGCATCCTGAGTTTTATCAGCGCTTAGAAGTTTGTGTGAAGAATAACGAGAAGTTGACGGCGATCGCTACCTCAAAGACTCCCAAATTCGTCCAATTCTTCCAAAAGCTGCCCTATTACATCTCCAACGCTTGGCAGATTTCGCGGTTGTATTTCCTTAAACCAATTGACGCTACTAAAATCCAAGCAACTGTTCACTAA
- a CDS encoding TM2 domain-containing protein: MKAENSNNNKDHQERLLVSYILSGGLFFGLGGLHRLYNGKIGTGVLWLLTGGVFGIGQFVDLFIIPNMVDEQEMRLRAKAGLSPLGVPLNQPAVATQLYRSPQEKLTMELLKAAQRRGGQLTVTQAVMETGATFAEIEAVFREMLKSGYVKIDNDPETGAVTYHFHELN, encoded by the coding sequence ATGAAAGCAGAAAACAGTAATAATAACAAAGACCATCAAGAACGTCTTCTTGTCTCCTACATCTTGAGTGGCGGACTTTTTTTTGGATTAGGCGGATTACACCGTTTATACAACGGTAAGATCGGGACGGGTGTATTGTGGTTGTTAACTGGTGGTGTGTTTGGTATCGGACAGTTTGTAGACTTGTTCATTATCCCAAATATGGTAGATGAACAGGAAATGAGACTCAGAGCAAAAGCAGGTTTATCACCATTGGGTGTTCCTTTGAATCAGCCAGCTGTTGCTACTCAACTTTACCGCTCTCCTCAGGAAAAACTAACGATGGAATTGCTTAAAGCTGCACAAAGAAGGGGCGGTCAACTCACTGTTACTCAAGCAGTTATGGAAACAGGCGCTACTTTTGCCGAGATCGAAGCTGTTTTCAGAGAAATGTTGAAGTCAGGTTATGTAAAGATAGACAACGACCCCGAAACTGGAGCCGTTACCTACCATTTCCACGAACTAAATTAA
- a CDS encoding DUF2996 domain-containing protein: MAEETNHNEAGEVAPSTVDKQAPSVAEEHAPSTDSPEATDIPSANAPEPASANSEANPDAGKTTSAAPKGEKPAEPAKAEAEDKPPAKGEPKDKPAKEPGDKPAAKGEAGEKPAAKAKKEKAPAVEDKPFAEFIQQDYLPAVQKAIAKEGVQDVALNFAKQKISIVGFDKSEECWQIIGTWQNGLRQFNLYFTQEDIQGKKAFSCNEGKKPSTLESFLIDERKVTLDLLVYGLMQRLNGQKWLGRN; encoded by the coding sequence ATGGCAGAAGAAACAAATCATAATGAAGCTGGGGAAGTTGCTCCCAGCACTGTAGATAAGCAGGCCCCCAGTGTCGCTGAAGAACACGCTCCCAGTACAGACTCACCCGAAGCGACAGACATTCCTTCTGCAAATGCGCCTGAACCAGCATCGGCGAACTCAGAAGCGAATCCGGATGCTGGAAAAACAACGAGTGCTGCACCCAAAGGCGAAAAGCCAGCAGAACCAGCTAAAGCCGAAGCAGAAGATAAGCCACCAGCTAAAGGTGAACCCAAAGACAAACCAGCTAAAGAACCTGGAGATAAGCCAGCAGCTAAAGGTGAAGCCGGAGAAAAACCAGCCGCCAAGGCAAAAAAAGAGAAAGCACCGGCTGTTGAGGATAAGCCATTTGCAGAGTTTATCCAGCAAGATTACTTACCAGCTGTGCAAAAGGCGATCGCCAAAGAAGGAGTGCAAGATGTAGCGCTGAATTTTGCCAAGCAAAAAATTTCCATCGTTGGTTTTGACAAGTCTGAGGAATGCTGGCAAATTATCGGTACTTGGCAGAACGGCTTACGTCAATTTAACCTGTATTTTACACAAGAAGATATTCAAGGGAAAAAGGCTTTTTCCTGCAATGAAGGTAAAAAGCCCAGTACTCTTGAGTCATTCTTAATTGATGAACGCAAAGTCACTCTTGACTTACTAGTTTATGGACTCATGCAGCGCCTGAACGGTCAAAAGTGGTTGGGTAGAAATTAA
- a CDS encoding MoaD/ThiS family protein: protein MTVKVLVPTALQKFTNNQATLECKGDTIAQLFDSLEENCPGIKSRLCDEAGQPRRFLNLYVNSEDIRFLEGKDTPLNDGDEVSIVPAVAGG from the coding sequence ATGACTGTAAAAGTTTTAGTTCCTACTGCTCTGCAAAAATTCACCAATAACCAAGCCACCTTAGAATGTAAAGGTGACACGATCGCACAACTGTTTGACTCTTTAGAAGAAAACTGTCCTGGTATCAAGTCGCGCTTATGCGATGAAGCTGGACAACCACGGCGGTTTTTGAATCTGTACGTCAATAGTGAAGATATCCGGTTTTTGGAAGGAAAAGATACACCATTGAATGATGGTGATGAAGTAAGCATTGTCCCAGCAGTGGCTGGAGGCTAG
- the thrC gene encoding threonine synthase — translation MTQATTTNTQATTATFKSLKCKECGAEYELKALHVCEFCFGPLEVTYDYSALRSTVTRQTIQAGPNSIWRYRKFLPVASENPIDVGTGMTPLVRSHRLARRLGLNKLYIKNDAVNMPTLSFKDRVVSVALTRARELGFTTVSCASTGNLANSTAAIAAHAGLDCCVFIPADLEAGKILGSLIYSPTLMAVKGNYDQVNRLCSEVANTHGWGFVNINLRPYYSEGSKTLGFEVAEQLGWELPDHIVAPLASGSLYTKIYKGFQEFVEVGLVEAKDVRFSGAQAEGCSPIAQAYKEERDFIKPVKPNTIAKSLAIGNPADGVYAVELAKKTGGHIESVTDSEIIEGIKLLAETEGIFTETAGGTTVAVLKKLAEAGKINPDETTVVYITGNGLKTQEAVQGYIGEPLTIEAKLDSFERALERSQTLDRLEWQQVLV, via the coding sequence ATGACACAGGCGACAACCACCAACACCCAAGCCACCACAGCCACTTTTAAATCCTTGAAGTGTAAGGAATGTGGCGCGGAGTATGAACTCAAGGCTCTTCATGTATGTGAGTTCTGCTTTGGTCCATTGGAAGTAACCTACGACTACAGCGCCCTACGTTCCACAGTCACCCGTCAAACAATTCAAGCCGGACCAAACTCTATCTGGCGTTATCGTAAGTTTTTACCTGTGGCTAGTGAGAACCCCATTGATGTGGGAACTGGTATGACTCCGTTGGTTCGTTCCCATCGCTTGGCACGTCGCCTTGGGTTAAATAAGCTGTATATCAAGAATGATGCCGTCAACATGCCTACCCTCAGCTTCAAAGATCGGGTAGTATCAGTTGCGCTTACCCGCGCACGGGAATTAGGTTTCACGACAGTTTCTTGCGCTAGCACTGGTAACCTAGCAAATTCTACTGCTGCGATCGCGGCACACGCTGGTTTGGACTGTTGCGTGTTCATTCCTGCTGATTTAGAAGCTGGAAAAATTTTAGGTAGCCTGATCTACAGTCCAACTCTCATGGCTGTTAAGGGCAATTACGACCAAGTCAACCGCCTCTGTTCGGAAGTCGCAAATACACATGGTTGGGGTTTTGTCAATATAAACTTGCGTCCCTACTACTCCGAAGGTTCTAAAACACTGGGCTTTGAAGTAGCAGAACAACTTGGCTGGGAGCTACCTGACCACATTGTCGCACCTTTAGCATCTGGTTCTTTATACACGAAAATTTACAAGGGTTTCCAAGAATTTGTTGAAGTTGGTTTGGTGGAAGCAAAAGATGTTAGATTTAGCGGCGCACAAGCTGAGGGATGTTCACCCATCGCTCAAGCTTATAAGGAAGAACGCGACTTTATCAAGCCAGTCAAACCCAACACCATTGCCAAATCTCTTGCAATTGGTAACCCAGCAGATGGTGTCTACGCTGTAGAACTAGCCAAGAAAACTGGTGGTCATATAGAATCAGTCACGGATAGTGAAATTATCGAAGGCATTAAGCTCTTGGCAGAAACAGAAGGTATCTTTACAGAAACCGCTGGTGGAACAACTGTTGCTGTGCTGAAAAAGTTGGCAGAAGCTGGTAAGATTAACCCAGATGAAACCACCGTGGTATATATTACCGGAAACGGCTTGAAAACCCAAGAAGCGGTACAAGGTTACATTGGCGAACCTCTAACAATCGAGGCAAAACTTGATAGCTTTGAACGAGCGCTAGAGCGTTCCCAGACACTGGATCGCCTAGAATGGCAGCAAGTTTTGGTTTAA
- a CDS encoding helix-turn-helix domain-containing protein encodes MTNFLLINENQETKNLLVKCLETAGFEVIGTENNLVRIQLVQEKLSTTESSQRSNTPQFIFPSIPRLRDVFEFIELNYHQSISLKEVAQAVGYSSAYLTNLVRNITGKTVNDWIIERRITQACTLLLSTNDSVNQIALQVGYQNINHFYSQFRNYHKNTPHAWREAQRCKVSHNKALQPLEGIAS; translated from the coding sequence ATGACTAATTTTTTACTGATAAATGAGAATCAGGAAACTAAAAACCTCTTAGTAAAATGCTTGGAGACAGCAGGGTTTGAGGTGATTGGCACAGAAAATAATCTTGTTCGTATTCAGCTAGTACAAGAGAAATTGTCTACAACTGAGTCAAGTCAAAGATCAAATACTCCTCAGTTTATATTTCCATCTATTCCCCGACTGCGTGACGTCTTCGAGTTTATCGAATTGAATTATCATCAAAGTATTAGCCTAAAAGAAGTCGCTCAAGCGGTTGGTTATTCCTCAGCTTACTTAACCAACTTGGTACGAAATATTACTGGAAAAACCGTCAATGATTGGATTATTGAGCGTCGGATAACCCAAGCATGCACCTTACTTTTATCAACTAACGACTCCGTTAATCAGATTGCTTTACAAGTAGGCTATCAAAATATCAATCATTTTTACTCTCAGTTTCGCAATTACCATAAAAATACTCCCCATGCTTGGAGAGAAGCACAGCGTTGTAAAGTCAGTCATAACAAAGCACTGCAACCATTAGAAGGTATTGCTAGTTAA
- a CDS encoding MoaD/ThiS family protein, translating to MSEITVTVKLFAAYQEAYGVPELVLEFPEDTPVAVVRDRLLSEHPELTQLRDFTRFGVNLQFVEPDSILQDGDEVVLIPPVSGG from the coding sequence ATGTCTGAAATTACCGTTACCGTTAAATTGTTTGCTGCTTACCAAGAAGCTTATGGAGTTCCTGAACTGGTACTGGAATTTCCTGAGGATACACCAGTTGCTGTAGTGCGCGATCGCCTGCTGAGTGAACATCCTGAACTAACTCAATTGCGGGATTTTACCCGCTTTGGCGTGAATTTGCAATTTGTTGAACCAGATAGCATCTTGCAAGACGGCGATGAGGTGGTGTTAATTCCACCAGTGAGTGGCGGGTAA
- a CDS encoding J domain-containing protein, which translates to MDLEDCYRLLGLRSGASFADIKASYRRLAQQYHPDINPDDTKAKEKFIAVTEAYKLLLHKIPQQETAQPSNKSPVVENQPTRSTRPQTATKEKLKEKAKPPSFSEIEQRLKWRTYEQLQQFLKEKRFPQAISLAEALAQRLPEDAEVRQWQAISYQIWGRSLIAEKQPLKARIYLKKALKTDPYNKSLWDEVQRDFQMLENMF; encoded by the coding sequence ATGGATCTTGAAGATTGCTACCGTTTATTAGGTTTAAGGTCAGGAGCCTCTTTCGCCGACATCAAAGCGTCTTATCGCCGATTGGCGCAACAGTATCATCCTGATATCAATCCAGATGACACAAAAGCAAAAGAAAAGTTTATTGCCGTGACTGAGGCATACAAGCTACTGTTGCATAAAATTCCGCAACAAGAGACAGCACAGCCTTCTAATAAATCACCAGTCGTCGAAAATCAGCCAACACGATCAACGCGTCCTCAAACAGCAACGAAGGAAAAGTTAAAAGAGAAAGCGAAGCCGCCCAGTTTTTCGGAAATAGAACAGCGGTTGAAGTGGAGGACTTATGAGCAGTTACAGCAGTTTTTGAAAGAAAAACGCTTCCCACAAGCAATATCCTTAGCGGAAGCCTTAGCACAACGTTTACCAGAAGATGCAGAAGTGCGTCAGTGGCAAGCTATTTCTTATCAAATTTGGGGGCGATCGCTGATTGCAGAAAAACAGCCTCTCAAAGCAAGAATTTACCTCAAAAAAGCCCTAAAAACAGACCCTTATAATAAGTCTTTATGGGATGAGGTACAGCGTGATTTCCAGATGTTAGAAAATATGTTTTGA
- a CDS encoding ATP-dependent Clp protease proteolytic subunit: MPIGIPRVPFRFPGEPYTQWINLYERLALERIIFLSGEVSDGMANAIIARLLYMDSEDPSKDISIYINSPGGSVTAGLAIYDTMMHIKANVVTICVGMAASMGSFLLAAGTKGKRLALPNTRILIHQPLGGAQGQATDIEIEAREILRMRQQLNEMLAARTSQPIEKIQKDTDRDFWMSAQEAKEYGLIDRVIEER; encoded by the coding sequence ATGCCGATTGGTATTCCTAGAGTCCCTTTTCGCTTTCCTGGGGAACCTTATACCCAGTGGATTAATCTTTACGAACGCCTTGCTTTGGAGCGCATCATTTTCCTGAGTGGAGAAGTGAGCGACGGTATGGCTAATGCCATCATTGCCAGATTACTCTACATGGATTCCGAAGACCCAAGCAAGGATATTAGTATCTACATCAACTCCCCTGGAGGTTCGGTGACAGCAGGTCTTGCCATTTATGACACTATGATGCACATTAAAGCAAATGTGGTCACAATTTGTGTCGGGATGGCAGCTTCTATGGGTTCGTTCCTGCTAGCAGCTGGCACCAAAGGCAAACGTTTGGCTTTGCCTAATACCCGAATTCTGATTCACCAACCTCTAGGCGGTGCTCAAGGGCAAGCCACCGATATTGAGATTGAAGCTAGGGAGATTCTGAGAATGCGGCAGCAGCTTAATGAAATGCTAGCTGCTCGCACAAGTCAACCCATAGAAAAAATTCAAAAAGACACAGACCGTGATTTTTGGATGTCTGCTCAAGAAGCAAAGGAATACGGTTTGATTGACCGTGTGATTGAAGAACGTTAG
- a CDS encoding ATP-dependent Clp protease proteolytic subunit — MENSIIKAVQAAYGGDSFYRTPPPDLPSLMLKERIIYLGLPLVSPDEYKQQLGVDVTELIIAQLLYLQYEDPDKPISIYINSTGTSWYTGDAIGSETEAFAICDTIKYIKPPVNTICLGFAMGTAAMILSSGTKGHRASLPNASIVLHQAKRGTGYAQATDIQIQAQEVLKNKQMILDILSRNTGQPTERIAKDLDRKLYMTPQQAKEYGLIDRVLESTKELPQALAAAVPR; from the coding sequence ATGGAAAATTCCATCATCAAGGCTGTGCAAGCGGCTTACGGCGGCGACAGCTTCTACCGAACACCGCCGCCAGATTTACCTTCTCTAATGTTAAAAGAACGTATCATATACTTGGGCTTGCCCTTGGTTTCACCAGATGAGTATAAGCAGCAACTGGGAGTAGACGTAACAGAACTTATTATTGCTCAGCTTCTGTACCTACAGTATGAAGATCCAGATAAGCCCATTTCTATCTACATCAACTCCACGGGCACTTCTTGGTACACTGGTGATGCCATAGGATCTGAAACAGAAGCTTTTGCCATCTGTGATACCATTAAATACATCAAGCCACCAGTCAATACGATCTGTCTGGGTTTTGCTATGGGTACAGCGGCGATGATTCTCTCTTCTGGAACGAAGGGACACCGTGCTAGTTTACCGAATGCGTCGATTGTTCTGCACCAAGCGAAACGTGGTACTGGCTACGCTCAAGCGACAGACATTCAAATCCAAGCACAAGAAGTGCTAAAAAACAAGCAAATGATCCTGGATATTCTCTCACGGAATACAGGGCAGCCTACGGAGAGAATTGCCAAAGATTTAGATCGCAAATTGTACATGACACCCCAACAAGCCAAAGAATACGGCTTGATTGACCGGGTTCTAGAAAGTACCAAAGAACTTCCTCAAGCATTGGCTGCTGCTGTTCCTCGTTAA
- a CDS encoding vWA domain-containing protein gives MKVNLQPALNDGNLDASQTNSQRQLAISISAIAQDLDRNVPLNLCLVLDHSGSMNGRPLETVKKAAIRLVDRLNPGDRLSIVVFDHRANVLIPNQIIENPERIKQQINRLSADGGTAIDEGLRLGIEELAKGKKETISQLFLLTDGENEHGDNNRCLKFAQLAASYNLTLNTLGFGDNWNQDVLEKIADAASGTLSYIQQPDQAIDEFSRLFNRIQTVGLTNAYLLFSLVPNVRFAELKPIAQVSPDTIELPVQPEADGRLAVRLGDLMKDVERIVLANIYLGHLPQGRQTIARLQVRYDDPAQNKTGLLSENIPVEANVVQGYQPSATPQVQQHILALAKYRQTQLAEAKLQQGDRAGAATMLQTAAKTALQMGDKSAATVLQTSATRLQAGEELSESDRKKTRIVSKTILQDS, from the coding sequence ATGAAGGTTAACTTACAGCCTGCTCTCAATGATGGCAACTTAGATGCCAGTCAAACCAACAGTCAACGTCAGTTGGCAATTTCCATTTCTGCGATCGCACAAGATCTGGATCGCAATGTTCCACTGAATTTATGCCTAGTTCTCGACCATAGTGGTTCCATGAATGGGCGACCTTTAGAAACTGTCAAAAAAGCAGCGATTCGTCTTGTTGACAGACTGAATCCTGGCGATCGCCTCAGCATTGTTGTTTTTGATCACCGTGCCAATGTTTTAATCCCTAATCAAATTATTGAAAACCCAGAGCGAATTAAACAGCAAATTAATCGCCTTTCTGCCGATGGTGGAACTGCTATTGATGAAGGTTTACGCTTAGGTATTGAGGAATTGGCTAAAGGAAAAAAAGAAACAATTTCTCAACTTTTTCTTTTAACTGACGGTGAAAATGAACACGGTGACAATAACCGCTGTCTGAAATTTGCACAGTTGGCTGCTAGCTATAACTTAACTTTGAATACTTTAGGATTTGGCGATAATTGGAACCAGGATGTTCTGGAAAAAATCGCTGATGCTGCAAGTGGGACTTTGTCCTACATTCAGCAACCCGATCAAGCAATAGATGAGTTTAGTCGCCTTTTCAACCGTATTCAAACAGTAGGATTGACGAATGCTTATTTACTATTTTCTCTGGTACCTAATGTACGCTTTGCAGAACTAAAACCTATTGCCCAAGTTTCCCCAGACACAATAGAATTGCCAGTCCAACCAGAAGCGGATGGACGTCTTGCTGTGCGCTTGGGAGATTTGATGAAAGATGTGGAACGGATCGTTTTGGCAAATATTTACTTGGGACATTTGCCACAAGGTAGACAGACGATCGCCAGGTTGCAAGTCCGCTACGATGATCCAGCCCAAAATAAAACAGGGTTACTTTCAGAAAACATCCCAGTTGAAGCGAATGTGGTACAAGGCTACCAACCTTCAGCGACTCCTCAAGTGCAGCAACATATTTTGGCGTTAGCCAAATATCGGCAAACACAACTAGCAGAAGCAAAATTGCAACAGGGCGATCGCGCTGGTGCAGCAACAATGTTGCAAACTGCTGCCAAAACTGCCCTGCAAATGGGCGATAAAAGTGCAGCAACGGTGTTGCAAACTTCTGCCACTCGCTTGCAGGCTGGTGAAGAGTTATCGGAGAGCGATCGCAAGAAAACTAGAATTGTGTCCAAGACTATTTTGCAGGATTCTTAG
- a CDS encoding VOC family protein — MRITRIHHIAVICSDYDRSKKFYTEILGFPIINETYRAQRNSYKLDLKVGENHQIELFSFPNPPERSSNPEACGLRHLAFEVDDIEQTVSYLELKGVEVEDIRIDEITGKKFTFFKDPDNLPLEIYER; from the coding sequence ATGAGAATTACAAGGATTCATCATATAGCTGTTATTTGTTCTGATTATGATCGCTCTAAGAAGTTTTATACAGAAATTTTAGGTTTCCCTATTATTAATGAAACATACCGTGCTCAGAGAAATTCTTATAAATTAGATTTAAAGGTAGGAGAAAATCATCAAATCGAGTTATTTTCTTTCCCTAATCCTCCAGAAAGAAGCAGTAATCCAGAGGCATGTGGTTTAAGGCATCTGGCTTTTGAGGTTGATGATATCGAGCAAACGGTTAGTTATTTAGAATTGAAAGGGGTAGAGGTGGAAGATATTAGGATCGATGAAATAACTGGTAAGAAATTTACTTTTTTTAAAGATCCAGATAATCTACCTCTTGAGATTTATGAGCGGTAA